One segment of Drosophila ananassae strain 14024-0371.13 chromosome 3R, ASM1763931v2, whole genome shotgun sequence DNA contains the following:
- the LOC6503469 gene encoding dynein-1-beta heavy chain, flagellar inner arm I1 complex, whose protein sequence is MASSSAVEDEHLTDSDLTDDEERSVEPRQEEIRPETPKPSYSDEELHQLVGYIQRMSVLSCLDHRDWLEATLDIIRSWLLEVNEPLLTIYYDRDVLSASLGMPTVCVSDLSYFRREPNEIFSVDGFHDEITFGTLTSDVDGCLKELLERLYVPFFRTYRDWNATVRNRFCSSLDRFLAFLTGMHHQIAGMAVLYVPYVINELEAGPVDRQLVRNLEVTALYWTTQIRTLLSDCTLTVPHDLATVQDEFDFWEYRYEVLQGINDQLAQSDVQKILKVLQNAQSVHMPQMEELIERAKRELVQSLSNIKFLRLLIEPCSKIDVAPSPADLTKLLPRIIHIIRFIWLNSEYYNTPGLVVGLFRNLSNQIIRFCTEQVKVDEILTGKPRFGIKMCNMAIDCCLVYKGIYGEISKGQEEKWDLNEGLIFNHIEAFVERLNDVIDICESMIVFGRLDENEAIPKSSFGGTCGHDLEKIAGNVEQQFMDTLKNLQDTSQPYILNVHRSEWYDQVIDFRKSMKKLEETVQRLISNVFQNVCNVEESLEALQALFFFSYRQRGTLRKTYLKEVSKLWRSFSQEMDATSRKLIEERKEESLLSKYVSKALNYRINLERLTWLRDRLTKAEWLPPVKESSPALAKFDSLRHEFQKEIRQAYEDWAAKCCGYTGDLSQRLDRYLIVRSKKFRGLLESNVDESVMELCDQALHFERMGFAIPNTLKKVYERCDILRILFSSVIQLCLRYNRILSVLTERERKLFRPLIQACDRQMAPGLFKITYASELNEEYFEDANAFLEEFLEIVNIYKRANRGVARSCEKICDTCLLHFSFSGVVDISVFQLQVSEKLKSSGDILRKYYSKVVELLSAFSRQFQSVDDERSSSWIAYVNDMDDMLATSLMTSARGSLTKLFEALHCDEDMAPAPIIVIESDIKDGNIVLSPDMDNIANLINGIIDNIRCMLDQFPRLGYKLKLPKEQQRPGFAEVFREDQDCSELMRSIQAEISRQRQEMEKYEEHWNRHRILWETTEEGFRKKIKSSSRTAGVFEGGIEHYSALADDVSFEDAITTVYFILVNQNALKSTILDWLEKWQALNIKMLLDHASNCMGSLYRYMRRNERNVMKVPRTLRETLAAKQLFEQLLKEVPVKQSVFTPMLELFVLLHKYNVKLTEKTHQQVMGLEASWLHYLQTLNDADEMLDNEGTETKMELQGHADKFKFILREFLEDFYSKFPKK, encoded by the exons ATGGCCTCCTCCAGTGCCGTGGAAGATGAACATCTGACAGATTCGGATTTAACAGACGATGAAG AACGCAGTGTCGAACCGCGCCAGGAGGAAATCCGACCCGAGACACCAAAGCCTTCTTACAGCGACGAGGAACTGCATCAATTGGTGGGCTATATCCAGCGGATGAGCGTGTTAAGTTGTCTGGATCACAGAGACTGGCTGGAGGCCACACTGGACATTATACGATCTTGGCTGCTGGAGGTCAATGAACCCTTGCTGACCATCTACTATGACCGGGATGTTCTGTCCGCCAGTTTGGGCATGCCCACTGTATGTGTTTCGGATTTGAGCTACTTCCGCCGGGAGCCGAATGAGATATTCAGTGTTGATGGCTTCCATGATGAgatcacctttggcaccctCACCAGTGACGTCGATGGGTGTCTCAAGGAGTTGCTGGAACGTTTATACGTTCCCTTTTTCCGCACCTATCGCGATTGGAACGCCACGGTGCGAAACCGCTTCTGCTCCAGCTTGGACAGATTCCTGGCCTTTCTCACCGGGATGCATCATCAGATAGCCGGCATGGCTGTGCTCTATGTGCCGTATGTGATCAACGAATTGGAAGCAGGGCCAGTGGATCGGCAGCTGGTGAGGAATCTAGAGGTAACTGCGTTGTATTGGACGACCCAGATTCGAACCTTGCTCTCGGATTGCACCTTGACTGTGCCACATGATTTGGCCACCGTTCAGGATGAGTTTGATTTCTGGGAGTATCGCT ACGAGGTGCTTCAGGGCATCAACGACCAGTTGGCTCAGTCAGATGTTCAAAAGATTCTAAAGGTCCTACAGAACGCCCAATCGGTTCACATGCCACAAATGGAGGAGCTCATAGAACGGGCCAAGCGGGAGCTGGTCCAGTCGCTGTCCAACATAAAGTTTCTCCGGCTTCTGATCGAACCCTGCTCCAAAATCGATGTAGCTCCGAGTCCGGCTGACCTGACCAAGCTCTTGCCACGAATCATCCACATTATTCGATTCATTTGGCTAAATTCCGAATATTATAATACGCCTGGACTGGTGGTGGGACTGTTCCGGAACTTGAGTAATCAAATAATAag ATTCTGCACAGAGCAAGTGAAGGTGGATGAGATTTTAACCGGCAAGCCGCGCTTTGGCATAAAAATGTGTAATATGGCCATAGACTGTTGCCTGGTTTATAAGGGAATTTACGGGGAGATATCCAAGGGACAGGAAGAGAAGTGGGACCTCAACGAGGGCCTCATCTTCAATCATATCGAAGCCTTTGTGGAGCGTTTAAACGATGTTATTGATATTTGTGAGTCCATGATTGTGTTTGGCCGCCTGGATGAGAATGAAGCTATTCCCAAGTCATCCTTTGGCGGTACTTGTGGCCATGATCTGGAGAAGATTGCCGGAAATGTGGAGCAGCAGTTCATGGACACACTGAAAAACCTTCAGGATACTTCCCAGCCCTATATATTGAATGTCCATCGATCGGAGTGGTATGATCAGGTCATTGATTTCCGAAAAAGTATGAAAAAATTGGAGGAAACTGTTCAGCGTTTGATTTCGaatgtttttcaaaatgtCTGCAATGTGGAAGAGTCCCTAGAGGCACTACAG GCCTTGTTTTTCTTCTCGTATCGCCAGCGGGGAACTTTAAGGAAAACCTACTTGAAGGAAGTGAGCAAACTGTGGAGATCGTTCTCACAGGAAATGGACGCCACGTCGAGAAAACTCATTGAGGAAAGAAAGGAAGAGTCTTTGCTCTCCAAATACGTATCTAAAGCCTTAAATTATCGCATTAATTTGGAGCGCTTGACCTGGCTGCGAGATCGCCTCACCAAAGCCGAGTGGCTGCCTCCTGTTAAGGAATCCTCGCCTGCTTTGGCCAAGTTCGATTCACTGCGTCATGAGTTTCAAAAGGAAATCCGGCAGGCCTACGAAGATTGGGCTGCCAAATGCTGTGGCTATACGGGGGATCTTAGCCAGCGCTTGGATCGATATTTGATAGTAAGATCGAAGAAGTTTCGGGGACTTCTGGAGTCCAATGTCGATGAATCTGTTATGGAGCTGTGCGACCAGGCACTCCACTTTGAAAGGATGGGCTTCGCCATACCCAACACCCTGAAAAAGGTCTATGAAAGATGTGACATCCTTAGAATCCTTTTTAGTTCTGTTATACAACTGTGCCTTCGTTATAATCGCATTCTGTCCGTCTTAACTGAGAGGGAGAGAAAGTTATTTCGTCCTTTGATCCAGGCCTGTGACCGTCAGATGGCTCCAGGACTGTTTAAGATCACCTACGCCTCTGAGTTAAACGAGGAGTACTTCGAAGACGCCAATGCATTTTTGGAGGAGTTCCTTGAGATAGTGAATATCTACAAGAGGGCTAATAGGGGAGTGGCCAGGAGCTGTGAGAAGATTTGCGACACGTGTCTCTTACATTTCTCCTTTTCTGGGGTGGTGGACATTTCAGTGTTCCAACTTCAGGTCTCCGAAAAACTAAAATCTTCGGGAGACATTCTGAGGAAGTATTACAGCAAAGTTGTGGAGCTTTTGTCGGCTTTCAGTCGCCAGTTTCAATCGGTGGATGATGAG AGGTCGTCCAGCTGGATAGCCTATGTCAATGACATGGACGACATGCTGGCCACTTCTTTGATGACCAGTGCCCGTGGCTCCCTAACCAAGTTATTTGAGGCTCTGCACTGTGATGAGGATATGGCTCCGGCTCCTATTATAGTCATAGAGTCCGATATTAAGGATGGCAACATTGTTTTGAGTCCCGATATGGATAATATTGCGAATCTAATAAACGGAATCATCGACAATATTCGATGCATGTTGGATCAGTTCCCTCGATTGGGTTATAAACTAAAGCTTCCCAAAGAGCAACAGCGTCCAGGCTTTGCCGAGGTATTTCGCGAGGATCAGGATTGCTCGGAGTTAATGAGAAGCATCCAAGCGGAGATATCTCGACAGCGTCAGGAAATGGAAAAGTATGAAGAGCACTGGAATCGGCATCGTATTCTGTGGGAAACTACGGAGGAGGGATTCCGGAAAAAGATAAAGTCTAGTTCCCGGACAGCTGGTGTTTTTGAAGGAGGTATTGAGCACTACAGTGCCCTGGCGGATGATGTCTCCTTCGAGGATGCCATTACGACTGTATACTTCATATTGGTGAACCAGAATGCCCTGAAGAGCACCATATTGGATTGGCTCGAAAAATGGCAAGCTCTGAATATAAAAATGCTTTTGGATCATGCCAGCAATTGCATGGGCT ctTTATATCGGTATATGCGACGCAATGAACGGAATGTGATGAAAGTTCCCAGGACACTTCGTGAAACTTTGGCTGCCAAGCAACTATTCGAGCAACTCTTGAAAGAAGTTCCTGTGAAACAATCCGTCTTCACCCCAATGCTGGAACTCTTTGTCCTTCTGCACAAGTATAATGTCAAGCTGACCGAGAAGACCCATCAGCAGGTGATGGGACTGGAGGCGTCTTGGCTGCATTACCTCCAGACCCTAAACGATGCTGATGAAATGCTGGACAACGAAGGCACTGAAACCAAAATGGAACTTCAAGGGCATGCTGATAAATTTAAGTTTATATTGAGGGAGTTCCTTGAGGATTTCTACTCCAAGTTTCCCAAGAAATAG
- the LOC6507125 gene encoding ribonuclease P protein subunit p30, whose product MEQTNPFYDFSIIYNKDDKVMRALLNELVELGYKTIAIEQSFDHSKKEPGKRGSEMFPEPHKIEHLRKEFQGKLRILQRLTILYVDVNVSHAMSVSLNLRKFNLIAGQPKTDAALTHCCTTFNGDLVTFDPVAGSRLLVNRKAYQIAVRRGMFFEIKYAPAIADSNNRKDMIKIAQNYCTKGKSKNIIFSSGAVHEFQLRGPYDVANLAFIFGLSEDQGKNAVDRNCRQLFLKAESRRLGKTIMFVRGNGPIVFSDSSEAEDDHEMEDLQTELNETSENNQPNKRLKVH is encoded by the exons ATGGAGCAAACAAATCCATTCTACGACTTTAGTATAATTTACAACAAAGATGACAAGGTGATGCGGGCCCTGTTGAATGAACTCGTGGAGT TGGGCTACAAGACCATTGCCATCGAGCAGAGCTTCGATCACAGCAAGAAGGAGCCTGGAAAGCGGGGATCCGAGATGTTTCCCGAGCCCCACAAGATCGAGCACCTTCGCAAAGAGTTCCAGGGCAAGTTGAGGATCCTTCAGAGGCTAACCATTCTCTACGTGGACGTCAATGTGTCACATGCAATG AGCGTTTCTCTGAATCTGCGAAAGTTCAACCTGATAGCTGGACAGCCAAAAACCGATGCTGCTCTGACG CACTGCTGCACTACTTTCAATGGCGATCTTGTTACCTTCGATCCTGTGGCTGGTTCCAGACTCTTGGTTAACCGGAAGGCGTACCAGATAGCAGTCCGTCGTGGCATGTTTTTCGAAATCAAGTATGCACCTGCGATAGCCGATTCGAATAATAGGAAGGACATGATCAAAATAGCCCAGAACTACTGCACCAAAGGCAAGTCGAAGAACATAATCTTCAGCAGCGGGGCAGTGCACGAGTTCCAATTGAGAGGGCCATACGATGTGGCCAATTT AGCCTTTATATTTGGTTTGTCAGAGGATCAGGGCAAGAATGCTGTGGACAGGAACTGTCGGCAACTTTTCCTAAAAGCTGAATCACGTcgtttggggaaaacaataaTGTTTGTTAGAGGAAATGGACCCATCGTTTTCTCAGACAGTTCCGAAGCAGAAGATGATCATGAAATGGAGGATCTTCAAACAGAATTGAATGAAACTAGTGAAAATAATCAACCAAATAAAAGACTAAAAGTACActga
- the LOC6503479 gene encoding UDP-glucuronosyltransferase 1A1: protein MKQPPVSWALVWLFFSVFYPNSVKSHHILGLFVNMHRSQLLVHLAVCQALLQKGHQLTLVTTLPLENHEIEKNVTHILITWKQPKDEDPQGSQSDFFGRLQRMFQRLEKSEELLHLPEWKSFLNRFSSRKFDLLLLGYHFNDHLLGVATHFDCPVAIITTQQPTGFVNNLMGNPEERWYVSQPYDSHQRSGLGAWVFGVWEKIFEELARRVLQKIYSSHFPEPHYPSFQTMRKSVALALNNHHAISEGPIAPVLPNMVDIGGIVLEQRISKETVAIGSRPIILFSLGTRFTWKNTPEHILDTFERAFAEFSEYDIYWTYDGPNAENITMKYPFLRVSKWWPQCQLLGSGNVRLFITHGGKGSLSEALYYGVPMLGLPLLGDQRANLQKMQARKWGLTLSTHNLTQFALSKAMSTILTNSDYKEAIATASQLYRDRPQKSSDLATYWIEYIIRHNGAHNLQNPARHLSFNEYYSLDIYLLVYGGLVLIIFIVRKLNRLL, encoded by the exons ATGAAGCAACCGCCGGTCAGTTGGGCACTTGTGTGGCTctttttttccgttttttatccaaattcagtcaaatcccACCACATTCTTGGCCTCTTTGTTAATATGCATCGATCCCAGTTGCTGGTCCACTTGGCGGTGTGCCAAGCCCTCCTTCAGAAGGGCCACCAGTTGACTTTGGTGACCACCTTACCCCTGGAGAATCACGAAATTGAGAAAAATGTAACACATATCTTGATTACCTGGAAGCAGCCAAAGGACGAAGATCCCCAAGGATCTCAAAGTGATTTTTTTGGACGTCTACAAAGGATGTTCCAGCGATTGGAAAAGTCGGAAGAACTACTCCATTTGCCGGAGTGGAAATCATTTCTTAATAGATTCTCTTCCCGAAAATTTGATCTACTACTTTTGGGTTATCACTTCAATGATCATCTACTGGGAGTGGCTACCCATTTTGACTGTCCAGTGGCTATTATAACCACCCAACAGCCTACGGGTTTTGTTAATAATCTCATGGGGAATCCAGAAGAACGTTGGTACGTTTCCCAGCCATACGACAGTCATCAAAGGAGTGGACTTGGTGCTTGGGTTTTTGGAGTTTGGGAGAAAATTTTCGAAGAACTGGCTAGGAGAGTGCTACAGAAGATTTACAG TTCTCATTTTCCTGAACCACATTATCCCAGTTTTCAGACCATGCGAAAATCGGTTGCCTTGGCTTTAAATAATCATCATGCCATCAGTGAAGGACCCATTGCTCCTGTTTTGCCAAATATGGTGGATATAGGAGGCATTGTCTTGGAGCAAAGGATATCGAAAGAGACAGTGGCCATCGGAAGTCGTCCTATCATCCTTTTCAGCTTGGGCACTCGTTTCACTTGGAAAAACACTCCCGAGCACATTTTGGACACATTTGAAAGAGCTTTCGCCGAATTTTCCGAATATGATATCTACTGGACCTACGATGGCCCAAATGCTGAGAATATAACGATGAAATATCCCTTTTTAAGAGTATCAAAGTGGTGGCCCCAATGCCAGTTACTGGGCAGTGGAAATGTTCGCCTGTTCATCACCCATGGCGGCAAGGGAAGTCTGTCTGAGGCTTTGTATTATGGAGTTCCCatgctgggcttacctttgtTGGGGGATCAGCGAGCCAATCTTCAAAAAATGCAAGCCAGAAAATGGGGCCTGACTCTGTCTACCCACAATCTTACCCAGTTTGCTCTGTCCAAAGCAATGTCCACAATACTCACTAATTCAGATTACAAAGAAGCTATAGCCACAGCCTCCCAACTTTACCGCGATCGCCCTCAAAAATCGAGCGACTTGGCAACCTATTGGATCGAGTATATTATCCGGCATAATGGTGCCCACAATTTGCAGAATCCCGCTAGACATCTAAGCTTCAACGAGTATTATTCCCTTGATATTTATCTACTAGTCTATGGGGGATTAGTTTTAATAATATTCATAGTCAGAAAATTAAATCGCTTGCTATGA
- the LOC6503461 gene encoding probable 26S proteasome complex subunit sem1, producing the protein MSAPDKEKEKDKEETNNKGEDLGLLEEDDEFEEFPAEDFRVGDDEEELNVWEDNWDDDNVEDDFSQQLKAHLESKKMET; encoded by the exons ATGTCGGCACCAGACAAGGAAAAGGAGAAGGATAAGGAGGAGACCAACAACAAGGGCGAGGACTTGGGTCTGCTCGAGGAGGATGATGAGTTCGAAGAGTTTCCCGCTGAAG ATTTTCGCGTTGGTGACGACGAGGAGGAACTGAATGTGTGGGAGGACAACTGGGATGACGACAACGTCGAGGATGACTTTAGCCAACAGCTGAAGGCTCATCTGGAAAGCAAGAAAATGGAGACGTGA
- the LOC6503458 gene encoding menin, translating into MSTVTRSASASPMALNGIDPSMFPLKSTADVVNLFRRALTSGIEPDLTLLSIVVGYIELSLTTGEAAAQAAQAAAAAAAGDISQAGTGGSDVIMGNTVPFPVVTHELIAGLYKKFQTILSVVDKPKPHRQATREVIKKVSDVIWNSLIRSSYKDRAHLQNLYSYLSGNKLDCFGVALAVVAGCQLLGYKDVRLAISEDHAWVVFGQKRVETIEVTWHGKGSEDKRGQDIRPGIESGSWLYLGGLAVVCERGMEVAAICAALNISLTANSDCVEVADLQQQLLWLLYDLGHLKRYPMALGTLGELEEIHRTHSSISCEQLYREAIESARTHYRNHHVYPYTYQGNYYNRLLKYRDAFAAWANAADVIRLYTYQCRDDEEIYKELLDIANELIPYVMKTESSGHSARSILRDAEVFANLLRFYDGICQWEEDSLTPILHIGWAKPLVNNITKFDYDIRSQVVIKLPEDMETEQAKAQAQAQAEQEAKETKEAAGSEALEGNNNMVVKKEEKSKNSELPTTLADLTAACGEKILNPDFLLQGGGQPFADQKQQSAERETDISEPILNNNNNNNSNNNNHNAEKEANKTTNTTSNGSNGSGKSVQLPVTSEASNASQAPGTTPVQQQEKLQHKEAKIEKTIDDFDPFEIMLKKPVITLYSQKMKGLKDLLLAEKLNTHAISLQVTAQSVASRKVRGVEKHSATISATITAIASNSGEGLLAGGGATGGSGGGGGAAGGSTGGASLGASSSPGGDSIAASRPKRTRRE; encoded by the exons ATGTCTACCGTAACAAGAAGCGCCAGTGCCAGTCCAATGGCTCTAAATGGCATCGATCCTAGTATGTTCCCCCTCAAGTCCACCGCCGACGTGGTGAATCTCTTCCGGCGCGCTTTAACCTCTGGAATTGAGCCCGATCTGACTCTGCTCTCCATTGTCGTGGGCTACATCGAACTGTCACTGACCACCGGTGAGGCGGCAGCTCAGGCAGCCCAGgccgcagccgcagcagcagcaggtgaCATCAGTCAGGCCGGGACAG GTGGAAGCGACGTCATCATGGGCAACACTGTTCCCTTCCCGGTAGTGACCCACGAACTAATCGCCGGGTTGTACAAGAAGTTCCAAACAATCTTGTCGGTGGTGGACAAGCCGAAGCCCCATCGCCAGGCCACACGCGAGGTGATCAAGAAGGTGTCGGACGTGATCTGGAACTCCCTAATCCGCAGCAGCTACAAGGATCGAGCGCATCTGCAGAATCTCTACAGCTACCTATCCGGCAACAAGTTGGACTGTTTTGGAGTTGCTTTGGCGGTGGTGGCCGGTTGCCAGTTGCTGGGCTACAAGGATGTGCGGCTGGCCATATCGGAGGATCATGCCTGGGTGGTGTTTGGCCAAAAGCGAGTGGAGACCATCGAGGTGACATGGCATGGCAAGGGCAGTGAGGATAAGCGCGGGCAGGACATACGCCCAGGCATTGAATCGGGATCTTGGCTGTATTTGG GTGGCCTGGCAGTGGTTTGTGAGCGCGGAATGGAGGTGGCCGCCATCTGCGCTGCTCTGAACATCTCTCTCACCGCGAATAGTGATTGCGTCGAAGTGGCCGACCTCCAGCAGCAGTTGTTGTGGCTCCTCTACGACCTGGGCCACCTTAAACGCTATCCCATGGCCCTGGGCACCCTCGGCGAACTGGAGGAGATCCATCGCACCCATTCAAGCATTAGTTGCGAGCAGCTCTACCGCGAAGCCATTGAATCGGCAAGGACCCATTACCGGAACCATCATGTCTATCCGTACACCTACCAGGGGAATTACTACAATCGCTTGTTAAAGTACCGGGATGCTTTCGCCGCCTGGGCCAACGCTGCGGATGTGATTCGTTTGTACACGTATCAGTGTCGCGACGACGAGGAGATCTACAAGGAGCTGCTGGACATCGCCAACGAGCTGATTCCATATGTTATGAAGACGGAGAGCTCGGGCCATTCGGCAAGGAGTATCCTGCGGGATGCCGAAGTATTTGCTAACTTATTGAGATTCTACGACGGCATCTGTCAGTGGGAGGAGGATAGTTTGACGCCCATTCTGCACATCGGCTGGGCCAAGCCACTCGTGAACAACATCACCAAGTTCGACTATGATATAAGATCCCAGGTGGTCATCAAGCTGCCCGAGGACATGGAGACGGAGCAGGCGAAGGCACAGGCTCAAGCCCAGGCCGAACAGGAGGCTAAGGAAACGAAGGAAGCTGCCGGATCAGAGGCTCTGGAGGGTAACAACAATATGGTTGTGAAAAAGGAGGAG AAATCCAAGAACTCCGAATTGCCAACCACTTTGGCAGACTTGACGGCTGCCTGTGGCGAGAAGATTCTCAATCCGGATTTCCTCCTCCAAGGCGGGGGACAGCCCTTTGCCGATCAGAAGCAGCAATCTGCAGAGAGGGAGACGGATATTTCCGAGCCCATCctcaacaataacaacaacaacaatagcaacaacaacaaccacaatgCTGAAAAGGAGGCTaataaaacaacaaacacaacaaGCAATGGAAGCAATGGAAGCGGAAAATCTGTCCAGTTGCCAGTTACTAGTGAGGCTAGCAACGCCAGCCAAGCCCCGGGCACAACCCCAGTCCAACAACAAGAGAAACTACAGCACAAAGAAGCTAAAATCGAGAAGACGATCGATGACTTTGATCCATTTGAGATAATGCTGAAGAAGCCGGTCATCACCCTCTACAGCCAGAAGATGAAGGGTCTCAAGGATCTGCTCCTGGCTGAAAAGCTCAACACCCACGCCATATCTCTCCAGGTGACGGCTCAGTCGGTGGCCTCCCGGAAAGTTCGTGGAGTGGAGAAGCACTCGGCCACCATTTCAGCCACCATCACAGCAATTGCCTCCAACTCGGGCGAAGGACTTCTAGCGGGTGGTGGTGCGACTGGTGGAAGTGGAGGGGGAGGAGGTGCAGCAGGAGGATCTACTGGAGGAGCATCTCTGGGAGCATCATCGTCGCCTGGCGGAGACTCGATAGCCGCCTCGCGACCGAAAAGAACGCGGCGCGAGTAA
- the LOC6507114 gene encoding golgin subfamily A member 6-like protein 4 encodes MASSSTKANDIEKLVQQSNYLLPDLSIRHSDLSNPSEAILTRIFIQYLKAFGFRVEPPHKVDCDVFDPSREKRLFLIRLCRQVERILQISFPNKTYTYVDIINPAGKKTLNTLEFLLNYLAYYKLFKKSVLGPAEEAVKTRESLYAEFTAKASELEQRKQKASTIKSEMEVCQTHIEQLKKDLVQGQTELTQKKKPLGDLRNEAELLEQQHGELNKRITHLEQQVVGENQVMDLKKQIQGINSHIESCKVELANKEKVFNDQRQQIDSSQEMVAEIEKAVTILPSNVIEDYKKCCKQVEAIEKELAQVKIQQQNSLYEVTEKQQEITETEKQLQSRKKLLDEQDNKSQKQIEERKAKIDDLEKQLDKQEKRNQEIEVHIDNEDQIHAALEDNICQALGDDWQSPEDV; translated from the exons atgGCTTCTAGTTCAACAAAGGCTAATGACATTGAGAAGCTGGTGCAGCAAAGCAACTATCTGCTGCCCGATTTGTCCATCCGTCACTCTGATTTATCCAATCCTTCGGAGGCGATCCTCACCAGGATCTTCATACAATATTTGAAAGCTTTTGGGTTTCGCGTGGAGCCTCCTCACAAAGTGGACTGCGATGTGTTTGACCCTTCACGGGAAAAGCGCCTTTTCCTCATCCGGCTTTGCCGCCAAGTAGAGCGCATCTTGCAGATTTCATTCCCAAATAAAACGTATACCTATGTGGATATAATCAATCCTG CTGGCAAAAAGACCCTAAACACCTTGGAATTCCTTCTCAACTATTTGGCCTACTACAAGCTCTTTAAAAAGAGTGTTTTGGGACCGGCAGAAGAGGCCGTTAAAACCCGAGAATCTCTGTATGCCGAGTTCACAGCAAAGGCATCAGAATTGGAGCAACGTAAACAGAAGGCTTCTACCATTAAGAGCGAAATGGAAGTGTGCCAAACCCACATAGAGCAGCTAAAGAAGGATTTGGTTCAAGGACAAACGGAACTAACCCAAAAGAAAAAGCCTCTTGGCGACTTAAGGAACGAGGCGGAACTTCTCGAGCAGCAACATGGGGAGCTCAACAAAAGGATTACCCACTTGGAGCAACAAGTGGTTGGGGAAAATCAAGTGATGGATCTTAAAAA ACAAATCCAGGGCATTAATTCGCACATAGAGAGCTGTAAAGTGGAACTGGCCAACAAGGAGAAGGTCTTCAACGATCAGCGTCAACAAATTGACTCCAGCCAAGAGATGGTGGCCGAAATTGAGAAAGCCGTAACCATACTTCCGTCCAATGTGATTGAGGATTACAAGAAATGCTGCAAACAAGTGGAGGCGATTGAAAAGGAGCTGGCTCAGGTTAAAATACAACAACAGAACAGTCTTTACGAGGTGACGGAAAAGCAACAAGAGATAACAGAAACAGAGAAGCAGCTCCAGAGTCGTAAAAAGCTTTTGGATGAGCAGGATAACAAGTCCCAGAAGCAAATAGAAGAGCGCAAGGCCAAGATTGACGATCTAGAAAAGCAATTGGATAAACAGGAGAAAAGAAATCAAGAGATAGAGGTCCATATCGATAACGAGGACCAGATCCATGCGGCACTTGAAGATAACATATGCCAAGCGCTTGGCGATGATTGGCAGTCCCCCGAAGatgtataa
- the LOC6507103 gene encoding uncharacterized protein LOC6507103 isoform X2, producing the protein MKHLTEIRREGRCRIPRKELVYMNEETNVQYFPRATFLHRCSKFSGCCELGYLCQAKNNTVEIVEKYFYVAVNVNDQGAKPRLIQLQNHTECECVKINEIRRKRSTSCQCPKHFTDFSLSESQWGERINTVLAQEQRCRCDCHLNNETCKRLKNGDEGFSVMERRRMQRGESSPPFCNYGLYDMKNGRCPRLYQHSNTNPSLQHHHQFQSKGHNGNS; encoded by the exons ATGAAGCATCTTACGGAGATTCGACGAGAGGGCAGATGCCGGATACCAAGAAAGGAGCTAGTCTACATGAATGAGGAGACAAATGTCCAGTATTTTCCACGGGCCACGTTCCTCCATCGATGCAGCAAGTTCTCCGGATGCTGTGAACTGGGTTACTTGTGTCAGGCGAAAAATAACACCGTGGAAATAGTGGAGAAGTACTTCTATGTGGCGGTCAATGTCAACGATCAGGGAGCGAAGCCCAGGCTGATACAGTTGCAGAATCACACCGAATGCGAGTGTGTGAAGATAAACGAGATACGCCGGAAGAGGAGTACCAGTTGCCAGTGCCCCAAACACTTCACCGACTTCAGCCTGTCGGAGTCACAGTGGGGCGAGAGGATAAACACAGTCCTGGCGCAGGAGCAGCGGTGTCGATGCGACTGCCACCTGAATAATGAAACCTGCAAGCGGCTGAAGAACGGAGATGAGGGATTCTCCGTCATGGAACGACG acGCATGCAGCGGGGAGAGAGCAGTCCTCCATTCTGTAATTACGGCCTCTACGATATGAAAAACGGACGTTGTCCGCGTCTATATCAACATTCGAATACGAATCCGAGCCTCCAGCACCATCACCAATTCCAATCCAAGGGCCACAACGGCAATAGCTAA